In Felis catus isolate Fca126 chromosome A2, F.catus_Fca126_mat1.0, whole genome shotgun sequence, the following proteins share a genomic window:
- the LOC101085032 gene encoding olfactory receptor 2A1/2A42-like has translation MEKNRTMVTEFILLGFCLGPRIHIILFGLFSLFYAFTLLGNGLILGLIWLDSRLHTPMYFFLSHLAIVDIAYACNTVPRMLVNLLKPDQPISFAGCMTQTFLFLTFALTECLLLVVMSYDRYVAICHPLRYSVIMNWTGCIILMVTSWACGSLLALVHVVLILRLPFCGPHEINHFFCEILSVLKLACADTWLNQVVIFVACVFILVGPLCLVLVSYTRILFAILRIQSGEGRRKAFSTCSSHLCVVGLFFGSAIVMYMAPKSRHPEEQQKILSLFYSLFNPMLNPMIYSLRNADVRSALKRAMCKESHSQLE, from the coding sequence atggagaaaaatcgAACAATGGTTACAGAATTCATCCTACTGGGATTTTGTCTTGGTCCAAGGATTCACATAATCCTTTTTGGGCTCTTCTCCCTGTTCTATGCCTTCACCCTCCTGGGGAACGGGCTCATCCTGGGGCTCATCTGGCTGGACTCCAGACtgcacacccccatgtacttcttcctctcccacctggCCATCGTTGACATAGCCTATGCCTGCAACACGGTGCCCCGGATGCTGGTAAACCTCCTGAAGCCAGACCAGCCCATCTCCTTTGCTGGCTGCATGACGCAgacctttcttttcttgacttttgCTCTAACAGAATGTCTTCTCCTGGTGGTGATGTCCTATGATCGGTATGTGGCCATCTGCCACCCGCTCCGATATTCTGTCATCATGAACTGGACAGGCTGCATCATCCTGATGGTGACTTCCTGGGCATGTGGCTCCCTGCTGGCCCTGGTCCATGTGGTTCTCATCCTGAGGCTGCCCTTCTGCGGGCCTCATGAAATCAACCACTTCTTCTGTGAGATCCTGTCTGTCCTCAAGCTGGCCTGCGCTGACACCTGGCTCAACCAAGTTGTCATCTTTGTTGCCTGTGTGTTTATCTTAGTCGGGCCCCTCTGCCTGGTGCTGGTGTCCTACACGCGCATCCTGTTCGCCATCCTGAGGATCCAGTCCGGGGAGGGCCGCAGAAaggccttctccacctgctcctcccacctctgcGTGGTGGGGCTCTTCTTTGGAAGCGCCATTGTCATGTACATGGCCCCCAAATCCCGCCACCCCGAGGAGCAGCAGAAGATCCTCTCCTTGTTTTACAGCCTTTTCAACCCTATGCTGAACCCAATGATCTACAGCCTGAGAAATGCAGATGTCAGGAGTGCCCTGAAAAGGGCAATGTGCAAGGAAAGTCATTCCCAATTAGAGTGA
- the LOC101081211 gene encoding olfactory receptor 2A1/2A42 has translation MFFDNSVPSYPFYLFHSEMGENQTSVTEFILLGFCLDPGIQMLLFGLFSLFYAFTLLGNGLILGLIWLDSRLHTPMYFFLSHLAIVDIAYACNTVPQMLVNLVKPDQPISFAGCMTQTFLFLSFAHTECLLLVVMSYDRYVAICHPLRYSVIMSWTGCIILVVTSWACGSLLALVHVVLILRLPFCGPHEINHFFCEILSVLKLACADTWLNQVVIFVACVFILVGPLCLVLVSYTCILFAILRIQSGEGRRKAFSTCSSHLCVVGLFFGSAIVMYMAPKSRHPEEQQKILFLFYSFFNPMLNPMIYSLRNAEVKGALRRVLYKESHS, from the coding sequence ATGTTTTTCGACAATTCTGTCCCAAGTTatccattttatctttttcatagtGAAATGGGGGAAAATCAGACATCAGTCACAGAGTTCATTCTACTGGGATTTTGTCTTGACCCAGGGATTCAGATGCTTCTCTTTGGGCTCTTCTCCCTGTTCTATGCCTTCACCCTGCTGGGGAACGGGCTCATCCTGGGGCTCATCTGGCTGGACTCCAGACtgcacacccccatgtacttcttcctctcccacctggCCATCGTTGACATAGCCTATGCCTGCAACACGGTGCCCCAGATGCTGGTAAACCTCGTGAAGCCAGACCAGCCCATCTCCTTTGCTGGCTGCATGACACAGACCTTTCTTTTCTTGAGTTTTGCTCATACTGAATGTCTTCTCCTGGTGGTGATGTCCTATGATCGGTATGTGGCCATCTGCCACCCACTCCGATATTCTGTCATCATGAGCTGGACAGGCTGCATCATCCTGGTAGTGACTTCCTGGGCATGTGGCTCCCTGCTGGCCCTGGTCCATGTGGTTCTCATCCTGAGGCTGCCCTTCTGCGGGCCTCATGAAATCAACCACTTCTTCTGTGAGATCCTGTCTGTCCTCAAGCTGGCCTGTGCTGACACCTGGCTCAACCAAGTTGTCATCTTTGTTGCCTGTGTGTTTATCTTAGTCGGGCCCCTCTGCCTGGTGCTGGTGTCCTACACGTGCATCCTGTTCGCCATCCTGAGGATCCAGTCCGGGGAGGGCCGCAGAAaggccttctccacctgctcctcccacctctgcGTGGTGGGGCTCTTCTTTGGAAGCGCCATTGTCATGTACATGGCCCCCAAATCCCGCCACCCTGAGGAGCAGCAGAAGATCCTTTTCCTGTTTTACAGTTTTTTCAATCCTATGCTGAACCCAATGATCTACAGTCTGAGGAATGCAGAGGTCAAGGGCGCCCTGAGGAGAGTGCTATACAAGGAAAGTCATTCCTAA